The Bacillus vallismortis genome window below encodes:
- the yfmT gene encoding benzaldehyde dehydrogenase produces MFQYEELNKQFIGGKWQEGSSPNVLENKNPYTQKTFTAFKKATADDVDEAYRAAALAKKKWDAVNPFEKRTILEKAVTYIEENEEAIIYLIMEELGGTRLKAAFEIGLVKNIMKEAATFPVRMEGKILPSTIDGKENRLYRVPAGVVGVISPFNFPFFLSMKSVAPALGAGNGVVLKPHEETPICGGTLIAKIFENAGIPEGLLNVVVTDIAEIGDSFVEHPVPRIISFTGSTKVGSYIGQLAMKHFKKPLLELGGNSAFIVLEDADIEYAVNAAVFSRFTHQGQICMSANRVLVHSSIYDKFLELYQEKVESLKVGDPMDPDTIIGPLINSRQTDGLMKSVEQAIEEGAVPVKLGGFNGTIVEPTILKDVKPFMSIAKEELFGPVVSFMKFASEDEAVDIANETPFGLSGAVHTSNLERGVAFAKRVETGMIHVNDTTINDEPNVAFGGEKQSGLGRLNGEWSLEEFTTLKWISVQHEKRSFPY; encoded by the coding sequence ATGTTTCAATATGAAGAGTTGAATAAACAGTTTATCGGCGGGAAATGGCAGGAAGGCAGCAGCCCAAATGTATTGGAAAACAAAAATCCTTATACTCAAAAAACATTCACAGCCTTCAAAAAAGCGACTGCTGACGATGTAGATGAAGCGTATCGGGCAGCGGCGCTGGCGAAGAAAAAATGGGATGCGGTGAATCCGTTCGAGAAAAGAACCATTTTAGAAAAAGCCGTCACATATATTGAAGAGAACGAAGAAGCCATCATTTATTTAATTATGGAAGAGCTTGGAGGAACAAGGCTTAAAGCGGCCTTTGAAATCGGGCTTGTCAAAAACATCATGAAAGAAGCGGCAACGTTCCCTGTCCGTATGGAAGGGAAAATTCTTCCGTCAACAATAGACGGCAAGGAAAATAGATTATATCGCGTGCCGGCAGGTGTTGTCGGCGTTATCAGTCCATTTAACTTCCCATTCTTTTTATCTATGAAATCAGTGGCGCCCGCACTCGGAGCCGGCAATGGCGTCGTGTTAAAGCCGCATGAGGAAACTCCGATTTGTGGCGGTACACTGATTGCAAAAATCTTTGAGAACGCGGGAATTCCAGAGGGGCTGCTGAATGTCGTTGTCACCGACATTGCAGAAATCGGAGACAGCTTTGTCGAACACCCCGTGCCGCGTATCATCTCATTTACAGGTTCTACGAAAGTCGGCAGCTACATCGGCCAGCTTGCGATGAAGCATTTTAAAAAGCCGCTTCTTGAACTCGGCGGCAACAGCGCTTTCATCGTGCTTGAGGATGCTGATATTGAATATGCGGTCAATGCGGCGGTGTTCAGCCGATTTACACACCAAGGACAGATTTGCATGTCAGCCAACCGCGTGCTTGTTCATTCTTCTATTTATGACAAGTTCCTAGAGCTGTATCAGGAAAAAGTGGAATCGCTGAAAGTCGGCGATCCGATGGACCCTGACACGATTATCGGACCATTAATCAACAGCAGACAGACGGACGGGCTAATGAAATCTGTGGAGCAAGCGATTGAAGAAGGCGCTGTTCCAGTGAAGCTTGGCGGATTTAACGGGACGATCGTGGAGCCGACGATCTTAAAAGACGTGAAACCGTTCATGAGCATCGCCAAGGAAGAGCTGTTCGGACCTGTCGTCTCCTTTATGAAGTTTGCTTCAGAAGATGAAGCGGTGGATATCGCAAACGAAACCCCGTTTGGCTTGAGCGGTGCTGTACATACATCAAATCTTGAGCGCGGCGTGGCTTTTGCGAAGCGAGTTGAAACAGGCATGATTCATGTCAATGACACGACCATCAATGATGAACCGAATGTGGCCTTCGGCGGTGAAAAGCAATCCGGTCTCGGCCGTTTGAACGGAGAATGGAGCCTTGAAGAATTTACGACACTGAAATGGATCTCGGTCCAGCACGAAAAACGCAGCTTCCCTTATTAA
- a CDS encoding methyl-accepting chemotaxis protein produces the protein MELSITEKETADLLDAFVKVAPYLNSLIQDDITIGIYDTEKLLVNIPAKTFSLNVKAGDPLQEGDIITDAIRSNQKKTSMVPKELFGFPLIARAIPLHDENGRVIGGVGLGTSLEESSKLHDVAESLSAIVEQTAAAISDISDSINGFSSQMTGISSQAKKVSESAGEIADISVTVKGISDQSNLLGLNAAIEAARAGEYGKGFSVVADEIRKLATHSKENVGQIDQITKKIHSLLKGLEESIESINQHTDGQAAAVEQISATMQEISGSAQHLAKMAENALEEE, from the coding sequence ATGGAATTGAGCATAACGGAAAAAGAAACCGCAGACCTTCTGGACGCGTTTGTCAAAGTAGCCCCATATTTAAACAGCCTGATACAGGACGATATCACTATCGGCATTTACGATACGGAAAAACTGCTCGTAAATATACCGGCCAAAACCTTTTCTCTAAACGTAAAAGCCGGTGATCCGCTGCAGGAAGGGGATATTATCACAGACGCCATCCGCAGCAATCAGAAGAAGACGAGCATGGTTCCGAAAGAATTGTTCGGATTTCCATTGATCGCACGCGCCATCCCGCTCCACGACGAAAATGGAAGAGTGATTGGGGGCGTCGGCCTCGGAACGAGCCTCGAGGAGTCGTCTAAGCTGCATGATGTGGCGGAAAGCTTATCAGCCATTGTTGAACAAACAGCCGCAGCGATTTCCGATATTTCTGATTCAATCAACGGATTTTCATCTCAAATGACGGGGATTTCCTCCCAGGCGAAAAAGGTCAGCGAAAGCGCGGGTGAAATCGCCGATATTTCAGTAACCGTGAAAGGCATCTCTGACCAAAGCAATCTGCTTGGCTTAAACGCTGCGATCGAAGCGGCGAGAGCGGGCGAGTACGGAAAAGGCTTCTCTGTCGTCGCAGATGAAATCAGAAAGCTTGCAACGCATTCGAAAGAAAATGTCGGCCAGATTGACCAGATCACGAAAAAAATCCACAGCCTGCTGAAAGGGCTGGAGGAATCCATTGAGTCGATTAATCAGCATACAGATGGACAAGCCGCTGCCGTTGAACAAATTTCCGCCACGATGCAGGAGATTTCAGGAAGCGCGCAGCATCTCGCAAAAATGGCAGAAAACGCGCTTGAGGAAGAATAA
- a CDS encoding ABC-F family ATP-binding cassette domain-containing protein, protein MSILKAENLYKTYGDKTLFDHISFHIEENERIGLIGPNGTGKSTLLKVIAGLESTEEGDITKSGSVHVEFLHQDPELPAGQTVLEHIYSGESAVMKTLREYEKALYELGEDPENEQRQKHLLAAQAKMDANNAWDANTLAKTVLSKLGVNDVTKLVNELSGGQKKRVAIAKNLIQPADLLILDEPTNHLDNETIEWLEGYLSQYPGSVMLVTHDRYFLNRVTNRIYELERGSLYTYKGNYEVFLEKRAEREAQAEQKETKRQNLLRRELAWLRRGAKARSTKQKARIDRVEALKEQKGTQSSGSLDFAIGSHRLGKQVIEAENVMIAYDGRKLVDRFHELVIPGERIGIIGPNGIGKTTLLNTLAGRHTPDSGHITIGQTVRIGYYTQDHSEMKGEIKVIEYIKATAEVVKTAEGDIITAEQMLERFLFPRSMQQTYIRKLSGGEKRRLYLLQVLMQEPNVLFLDEPTNDLDTETLSVLEDYIDQFPGVVITVSHDRYFLDRVVDRLIVFEGNGVISRFQGSYSDYMEESKTKKTAEKPAAEAKPAEAEPKKKRKKLSYKDQLEWDGIEDKIAQLEEKHEQLEADIAAAGSDFGKIQELMAEQAKTAEELEAAMDRWTELSLMIEELES, encoded by the coding sequence ATGAGTATATTAAAAGCGGAAAATCTGTATAAAACATACGGAGATAAAACATTATTTGACCATATCTCCTTTCATATTGAAGAGAATGAGAGAATCGGATTGATCGGACCGAACGGAACAGGAAAATCAACGCTGCTGAAAGTGATCGCCGGCTTGGAATCTACCGAAGAGGGAGACATCACGAAATCCGGCAGCGTGCACGTCGAATTTCTTCATCAAGATCCGGAGCTGCCTGCGGGACAAACTGTGCTGGAGCATATCTATTCCGGTGAATCGGCTGTGATGAAAACCTTGCGTGAATATGAAAAAGCGCTGTATGAACTGGGCGAAGATCCGGAAAATGAACAGCGCCAGAAGCACCTGCTGGCGGCGCAGGCAAAAATGGACGCGAACAACGCGTGGGATGCGAACACCCTGGCGAAAACCGTATTGTCTAAGCTGGGCGTCAACGACGTAACAAAGCTGGTCAACGAGCTTTCAGGCGGTCAGAAAAAACGGGTGGCCATTGCCAAAAACTTAATTCAGCCCGCTGATCTGCTCATTTTAGACGAGCCGACGAACCATTTGGATAATGAAACGATTGAGTGGCTTGAAGGATATTTAAGTCAATATCCCGGCTCTGTCATGCTGGTGACGCACGACAGGTATTTCTTAAATCGTGTCACGAACCGCATTTATGAGCTCGAACGAGGCAGCCTCTACACGTACAAAGGCAACTATGAAGTGTTTTTAGAAAAACGCGCGGAACGGGAAGCGCAGGCTGAGCAAAAGGAAACGAAGCGCCAAAACCTGCTGCGCCGCGAACTGGCTTGGCTGAGACGGGGAGCGAAAGCCCGTTCCACAAAACAAAAGGCAAGAATTGACCGAGTGGAGGCGCTTAAGGAGCAGAAAGGCACTCAGTCATCGGGCTCACTCGACTTTGCGATTGGCTCCCATCGTCTTGGCAAACAGGTCATTGAAGCGGAGAACGTGATGATCGCTTATGACGGCCGCAAGCTTGTCGATCGCTTTCATGAACTGGTCATACCGGGTGAACGGATTGGGATTATCGGGCCGAACGGCATCGGAAAAACAACGCTGTTAAACACCCTTGCCGGCCGGCATACTCCTGACAGCGGCCATATTACGATCGGACAGACGGTCAGAATCGGCTACTATACGCAGGATCATAGTGAAATGAAAGGCGAGATAAAGGTCATTGAATATATAAAAGCAACGGCGGAAGTCGTCAAAACAGCGGAAGGTGATATCATTACAGCTGAACAAATGCTCGAGCGTTTCCTCTTTCCGCGTTCGATGCAGCAGACGTATATCCGCAAGCTGTCCGGCGGAGAAAAACGCCGTTTATACTTGCTTCAGGTTCTCATGCAGGAGCCGAATGTCCTGTTTCTCGATGAGCCGACGAACGATTTGGATACTGAAACATTAAGCGTTCTGGAGGATTATATTGACCAGTTCCCCGGTGTCGTCATCACTGTATCCCATGATCGCTACTTCCTTGACCGTGTCGTCGATCGTTTGATTGTGTTTGAAGGAAATGGCGTCATTTCCCGCTTCCAAGGCTCCTACAGCGATTATATGGAGGAGTCAAAAACGAAAAAAACAGCTGAAAAACCGGCTGCTGAAGCAAAACCTGCTGAAGCCGAGCCGAAGAAAAAACGAAAAAAGCTTTCTTACAAAGATCAGCTTGAATGGGATGGCATCGAAGATAAAATTGCCCAGCTAGAAGAAAAGCATGAGCAGCTCGAAGCTGACATCGCCGCAGCAGGCAGCGATTTTGGAAAAATCCAAGAGCTGATGGCCGAGCAGGCAAAAACAGCGGAAGAGCTTGAGGCTGCCATGGACCGGTGGACAGAATTGTCCCTCATGATAGAAGAGCTGGAAAGCTGA
- a CDS encoding YfmQ family protein, translating to MTWTIVMLILMSLVKIVLTCLPTGVMEWLLSKFAVHAKLSDENAVLSLDGKCLEGEEKQKVIAQFNEAVFLEKYYIYPGDEERYLYPENGGTPLVIDTKKGKKDVKLFVYSYDDHIDVIKQYKKKVIAYQLLSESLQKQSLSVTGSLA from the coding sequence ATGACATGGACGATCGTGATGTTAATCCTCATGAGTCTGGTAAAAATCGTATTAACCTGTCTGCCAACAGGCGTCATGGAATGGCTGCTCAGCAAATTCGCGGTGCACGCCAAGCTGAGTGACGAAAATGCTGTTCTCTCTCTAGATGGAAAATGTCTCGAGGGCGAAGAGAAACAGAAAGTGATTGCGCAATTCAACGAAGCTGTCTTCCTGGAGAAATATTATATTTACCCAGGTGACGAAGAGCGTTATTTATATCCGGAAAACGGCGGCACGCCGCTGGTGATAGATACGAAAAAAGGCAAAAAAGATGTGAAACTGTTTGTATACAGCTATGACGACCATATCGACGTCATCAAACAATACAAGAAGAAAGTCATTGCGTATCAATTGCTTTCTGAAAGCCTTCAAAAGCAGTCTCTGTCAGTGACAGGAAGTTTAGCTTAA
- a CDS encoding MerR family transcriptional regulator, producing MEWMKIDQVAKRSGLTKRTIRFYEEIGLIPAPKRTDGGVRLYSEDDMEELEKVISTKEVLGFSLQELQHFMETSRQLELNKEGYLLSLDPKERKEKLEEIQESLNHQLDLIDEKIRTFQSFKERLQGMKNKAERAIQSIE from the coding sequence TTGGAATGGATGAAGATTGATCAAGTAGCCAAAAGAAGCGGGCTGACTAAGCGTACCATCCGATTTTATGAAGAAATCGGCTTGATTCCCGCGCCGAAACGGACAGACGGCGGCGTAAGGCTATATTCAGAGGATGATATGGAGGAGCTTGAAAAAGTCATCAGCACAAAAGAGGTGCTCGGGTTTTCTCTTCAGGAGCTTCAGCATTTCATGGAAACCAGCCGCCAATTAGAGTTAAACAAAGAGGGGTATTTGTTGTCACTGGATCCTAAGGAACGGAAAGAAAAACTGGAGGAAATTCAGGAAAGCCTGAATCACCAGCTGGATTTGATTGATGAGAAAATCCGTACATTCCAAAGCTTTAAAGAACGCCTGCAAGGCATGAAAAATAAAGCGGAACGTGCCATTCAATCAATCGAATGA
- a CDS encoding MFS transporter: MDKTTQVNQKPGLLSQPKAVWAVAFACVISFMGIGLVDPILPAIAAQLHASPSEVSLLFTSYLLVTGFMMFFSGAISSRIGAKWTLILGLIFIIVFAGLGGSSSSIAQLVGYRGGWGLGNALFISTALAVIVGVSVGGSAQAIILYEAALGLGISVGPLAGGELGSISWRAPFFGVSVLMFIALIAISLMLPKLPKPAKRVGMFDAMKALKYKGLLTMAASAFLYNFGFFILLAYSPFVLDLDEHGLGYVFFGWGLLLAITSVFTAPILHKALGTVRSLVVLFIAFAVILMIMGIWTDHQTLIITCIVVAGAVLGMVNTIMTTAVMGSAPVERSIASSAYSSVRFIGGALAPWIAGMLSEHFTASTPYTVGGVVVFVGMLVLLMGRKHLAGVKAGH, from the coding sequence ATGGATAAGACAACACAAGTGAATCAGAAGCCGGGCTTGCTCAGTCAGCCGAAAGCGGTATGGGCTGTCGCGTTTGCCTGTGTGATTTCCTTTATGGGAATCGGGCTGGTCGATCCAATTCTTCCGGCAATTGCCGCACAATTACATGCTTCACCTAGTGAAGTATCACTCTTGTTTACAAGTTATTTGCTTGTCACCGGATTTATGATGTTTTTCTCAGGAGCCATTTCCAGCCGCATTGGCGCGAAATGGACATTAATTCTCGGACTTATTTTTATTATTGTGTTTGCGGGGCTTGGCGGCAGCTCAAGCTCAATTGCTCAGCTAGTCGGCTATCGCGGCGGCTGGGGATTAGGAAACGCATTGTTTATTTCAACAGCGCTTGCGGTTATTGTCGGTGTGTCTGTCGGGGGCAGCGCTCAAGCGATTATTTTGTACGAGGCGGCGCTCGGACTCGGGATTTCGGTCGGGCCGCTTGCAGGCGGAGAACTCGGAAGCATCTCATGGCGCGCACCGTTCTTCGGCGTATCTGTCCTGATGTTTATTGCGTTAATCGCGATTTCTTTGATGCTGCCGAAATTGCCGAAACCGGCGAAACGAGTCGGTATGTTTGATGCGATGAAGGCGCTCAAATATAAAGGCCTGCTGACGATGGCGGCATCTGCGTTCTTATACAACTTTGGATTTTTTATTTTGCTTGCTTATTCTCCGTTCGTGCTGGATTTAGATGAGCACGGTCTCGGATATGTCTTTTTTGGATGGGGACTGCTGTTAGCCATTACGTCAGTCTTTACGGCGCCAATCTTGCATAAAGCGCTGGGCACAGTGCGTTCGCTTGTCGTTCTCTTTATCGCCTTTGCAGTCATTCTCATGATCATGGGGATCTGGACAGACCATCAGACTTTGATTATTACATGTATCGTTGTCGCCGGTGCTGTCCTCGGTATGGTGAATACGATCATGACAACCGCTGTGATGGGTTCTGCGCCGGTTGAACGTTCAATCGCGTCTTCAGCCTACAGCTCAGTCCGCTTCATCGGCGGCGCGCTCGCTCCGTGGATTGCGGGAATGCTCTCAGAACACTTCACCGCAAGCACACCGTATACGGTAGGCGGAGTTGTCGTTTTTGTCGGCATGCTTGTCCTTCTCATGGGACGTAAACATCTTGCCGGAGTTAAGGCGGGACATTAA
- a CDS encoding N-acetyltransferase family protein, which produces MIIEKKEFNVNGLQYTIRSARVEDAQKLSALRLKIDGETEYMDREKGEDFIDELDFEQRIKEDTEKKRNLFLVAEVQERLAGFSRCEGTDLKRSSHKAEFGVCVLKEFWGYGIGKHLLQQSLSWADTNGMKKISLNVLETNERAISLYKTYGFEAEGILKKEKLLSDGNYYNTVVMGRFHD; this is translated from the coding sequence ATGATCATCGAAAAAAAAGAATTCAATGTAAATGGGCTTCAGTATACTATTCGATCAGCTCGTGTAGAAGATGCACAAAAGCTGTCTGCCTTAAGGCTGAAGATTGATGGTGAAACGGAATACATGGATCGAGAGAAGGGCGAGGATTTTATAGATGAACTGGATTTTGAACAACGGATAAAGGAAGATACTGAGAAAAAGAGAAACTTATTTTTAGTGGCTGAAGTGCAGGAAAGGCTCGCGGGGTTTTCCAGATGTGAGGGAACTGATTTAAAACGATCCTCTCATAAAGCGGAGTTCGGTGTATGCGTGTTAAAAGAATTTTGGGGTTATGGCATTGGGAAGCATCTTTTACAGCAATCTCTCTCTTGGGCGGATACCAACGGAATGAAAAAAATCTCACTGAATGTCCTGGAAACAAACGAAAGAGCCATTTCACTATATAAGACCTACGGATTTGAAGCAGAAGGAATCTTAAAAAAGGAGAAATTGCTTTCTGACGGAAACTACTACAATACGGTTGTAATGGGAAGATTCCACGATTAA
- a CDS encoding ABC-F family ATP-binding cassette domain-containing protein, which produces MSILSVKDLSHGFGDRAIFNNVSFRLLKGEHVGLIGANGEGKSTFMNIITGKLEPDEGKVEWSKNVRVGYLDQHTVLEKGKSIRDVLKDAFHYLFAMEEEMNEIYNKMGEADPDELEKLLEEVGVIQDALTNNDFYVIDSKVEEIARGLGLSDIGLERDVTDLSGGQRTKVLLAKLLLEKPEILLLDEPTNYLDEQHIEWLKRYLQEYENAFILISHDIPFLNSVINLIYHVENQELTRYVGDYHQFMEVYEVKKQQLEAAYKKQQQEVAELKDFVARNKARVSTRNMAMSRQKKLDKMDMIELAAEKPKPEFHFKSARTSGKLIFETKDLVIGYDSPLSRPLNLRMERGQKIALYGANGIGKTTLLKSLLGEIQPLEGSVERGEHLFTGYFEQEVKESNTNTCIEEVWSEFPSYTQYEIRAALAKCGLTTKHIESRVSVLSGGEKAKVRLCKLINSETNLLVLDEPTNHLDVDAKEELKRALKEYKGSILLISHEPEFYMDIATETWNCESWTTKVL; this is translated from the coding sequence ATGAGTATTTTATCTGTAAAGGATTTAAGTCACGGCTTCGGTGACCGGGCCATTTTTAATAACGTCTCCTTCCGCCTGTTAAAAGGCGAGCACGTCGGGCTGATCGGCGCAAACGGTGAAGGAAAATCCACCTTCATGAATATTATTACCGGAAAGCTTGAACCTGATGAGGGAAAAGTCGAATGGTCAAAAAATGTCCGTGTCGGCTATCTGGATCAGCATACCGTGCTGGAAAAAGGAAAATCCATTCGTGATGTCCTAAAAGACGCGTTCCATTATTTATTTGCGATGGAAGAGGAAATGAACGAGATTTACAACAAAATGGGCGAAGCTGATCCCGATGAACTCGAAAAGCTGCTTGAAGAAGTCGGCGTGATTCAAGACGCGCTGACGAATAATGATTTTTATGTCATTGATTCTAAGGTGGAAGAAATCGCCCGGGGACTCGGTTTGAGCGATATCGGATTGGAGCGTGATGTCACCGATTTGAGCGGCGGACAGCGCACCAAGGTTCTTCTCGCCAAGCTTCTCCTTGAAAAACCGGAAATTCTGCTTCTCGATGAGCCGACCAACTATCTTGATGAGCAGCATATTGAGTGGCTGAAACGCTACCTGCAGGAATACGAGAACGCGTTTATCCTGATTTCCCATGACATTCCGTTCTTAAACAGCGTCATCAACCTGATTTATCATGTTGAAAATCAAGAGCTCACACGCTATGTCGGCGACTACCATCAGTTTATGGAAGTCTACGAGGTGAAGAAACAGCAGCTTGAAGCAGCCTACAAAAAGCAGCAGCAAGAAGTCGCGGAGCTGAAGGATTTCGTTGCCCGCAACAAAGCCCGTGTCAGCACAAGAAACATGGCGATGTCCCGCCAAAAGAAACTCGATAAGATGGATATGATCGAGCTTGCGGCAGAAAAGCCAAAGCCGGAATTCCACTTCAAGTCGGCGAGAACGTCAGGCAAGCTGATATTTGAAACGAAGGATTTAGTCATTGGTTACGATTCCCCGCTGTCACGCCCGCTCAACCTCCGCATGGAGCGCGGGCAAAAAATCGCTCTTTACGGCGCAAACGGGATCGGAAAAACGACCTTGCTGAAAAGCCTGCTTGGCGAAATCCAGCCGCTTGAAGGCTCGGTTGAACGCGGCGAACACCTTTTTACCGGCTATTTCGAGCAAGAGGTCAAGGAATCAAACACCAATACGTGCATTGAAGAGGTATGGAGCGAATTCCCTTCTTACACGCAGTACGAAATCCGGGCCGCTCTGGCCAAATGCGGACTGACGACAAAACATATCGAAAGCCGCGTATCCGTATTAAGCGGGGGCGAAAAAGCGAAAGTCAGATTGTGTAAGCTGATCAATTCAGAAACAAACCTGCTGGTGCTCGATGAGCCGACAAACCACTTGGATGTCGACGCGAAGGAAGAGCTCAAGCGCGCGCTCAAAGAATACAAAGGCTCGATTCTGCTCATTTCCCACGAGCCAGAGTTTTATATGGATATCGCGACAGAAACGTGGAACTGCGAGTCTTGGACGACGAAAGTGCTTTAA
- a CDS encoding DEAD/DEAH box helicase, with product MTQTWPFLHNAQSFIQENWNASGFQKPTPVQEQAAQLIMDGKDVIAESPTGTGKTLAYALPVMERIKPDQKHPQTVILAPSRELVMQIFQVIQDWKAGSELRAASLIGGANVKKQVEKLKKHPHIIVGTPGRVFELIKAKKLKMHEVKTIVLDETDQLILPEHRETIKQIMKTTLRDRQLLCFSATLKQETEDVIRELAHEPEVLKVQRSKAEAGKVKHQYLICDQRDKVKLLQKLSRLQGMQALVFVRDIGNLSVYAEKLEYHHVDLGVLHSEAKKMERAKIIAAFEDGEFPLLLATDIAARGLDIENLPYVIHADIPDEDGYVHRSGRTGRAGKEGNVLSLVTKLEESKLKKMAKKLGVELSEAVYAGGKLKTK from the coding sequence ATGACGCAAACTTGGCCATTTTTACATAATGCACAATCATTTATACAAGAGAATTGGAATGCTTCCGGCTTTCAAAAGCCGACGCCTGTTCAGGAACAGGCGGCTCAGCTGATTATGGACGGAAAGGATGTCATCGCGGAATCGCCGACAGGCACAGGCAAGACGCTGGCGTACGCGCTTCCGGTCATGGAGCGGATCAAACCAGATCAGAAGCATCCGCAGACAGTGATCTTAGCGCCTTCGCGTGAGCTGGTGATGCAGATCTTTCAGGTGATTCAGGATTGGAAAGCGGGCTCGGAGTTGCGCGCGGCTTCCTTAATCGGCGGGGCGAACGTGAAGAAGCAGGTCGAAAAGCTGAAGAAACATCCGCATATCATTGTCGGCACGCCAGGCAGGGTGTTTGAACTGATTAAAGCGAAGAAATTAAAGATGCATGAAGTGAAAACGATCGTGCTTGATGAAACGGATCAACTTATCCTGCCGGAGCATCGCGAAACGATCAAGCAAATCATGAAAACGACATTAAGAGACCGCCAGCTTCTGTGCTTCTCTGCCACGCTCAAACAGGAAACAGAGGACGTGATCCGCGAATTGGCGCATGAGCCTGAGGTGTTGAAGGTGCAGCGAAGCAAGGCGGAAGCTGGGAAAGTGAAACATCAATATCTGATTTGCGACCAGCGTGATAAAGTGAAGCTGCTGCAAAAGCTGTCAAGGCTTCAAGGCATGCAGGCACTCGTGTTTGTGAGAGATATCGGCAACCTGAGTGTGTATGCGGAAAAGCTGGAGTATCACCATGTCGATCTCGGCGTGCTGCACAGTGAAGCGAAAAAAATGGAGCGTGCGAAAATCATTGCCGCATTCGAAGACGGGGAATTCCCGCTCTTATTGGCGACTGACATTGCCGCACGCGGCTTGGACATTGAAAACCTGCCGTACGTGATTCATGCCGATATTCCTGACGAAGATGGCTACGTTCACAGATCAGGCCGAACAGGCCGAGCTGGGAAAGAAGGGAACGTACTGAGCCTCGTCACAAAACTGGAAGAGTCAAAGCTGAAGAAAATGGCGAAGAAGCTTGGTGTGGAGCTGAGTGAAGCTGTGTATGCAGGCGGAAAACTGAAAACGAAATAA
- a CDS encoding GNAT family N-acetyltransferase, with amino-acid sequence MASIDRFQIVKEPELKIIEHWFRNEDTRRRMDGMLPLDVWYARVNEDENDSVIMAYDGQLPAGMVVMEFVEERAYIGLIVNPLYRLQGYGKQILQNLRNHPDLTRVREWAACIEEDNQISVACFQAAGFTLEDTEPDEDGFLTLILRI; translated from the coding sequence ATGGCTTCAATAGACAGATTTCAAATAGTGAAGGAGCCTGAGCTGAAAATCATTGAACACTGGTTCCGAAATGAGGATACCAGGCGGAGAATGGATGGGATGTTGCCATTAGATGTGTGGTATGCACGAGTGAATGAAGATGAAAACGATTCTGTCATCATGGCATATGACGGGCAGCTGCCGGCGGGAATGGTCGTTATGGAGTTCGTGGAGGAGCGGGCGTATATTGGATTGATCGTCAATCCTTTGTACCGGCTTCAAGGGTATGGAAAACAGATATTGCAAAACCTGCGTAATCATCCTGATTTGACGAGAGTGCGGGAATGGGCCGCGTGCATTGAAGAAGACAATCAAATTAGTGTGGCTTGCTTTCAAGCAGCGGGATTTACGTTGGAAGACACTGAACCTGATGAAGATGGCTTTCTCACTTTGATTCTTCGTATCTGA